The region TCACGAAAATACATGGTGCACCTCAGAACATGGCAAGATATGCCTTGAGCGAAAAAGCGAAACAACATTGGTTGCATTATGCTCCGGGGCATCTGTCGTTTTGTTCATTTGACAAACTTTGAGCGGTTATAAAACAGTGCATATACCAATGGAGGCCCCAACCGAAATTGGGGCCTCCATCAGAGAGAAAGGAAGGAGTGGCAAGTATTGGTTATTACTCAGTCAGAGTCTTAGCCTTCTCGTTGACGGCTTCAACCGTCTCGACCGTCTTGGCTTCCTCATCGGAGACCTCACCGGCCGTGAGCTTGGCTTCGAGCTGCTCGACGATTTCGGCGTGCATCTTCTCGCTGATCTTCACCTTGAAGGTGAACACCAGCAGGCTGAGCACAATCAGAACGAGCGGCACATAGAAGGCGCAGACTTCGAAGGTGTGGATGTTCGCAGGGGTCATATCGGCTGCAGTGGCGCTGCCGGTCATACCTGCCGCGACGGCGATGAAGCCGGTGATGCCGTTCGACAGAGCGCCACCGATCTTGTCGAGCATCGGGCGGACGGACAGAGTGACGGCCTCGTTACGCTTACCGTTCTTCAGCTGGCCGTATTCGATGGAGTCGGTCAGGGAGAGGATGGCGGTCATCTGGATGAGCGTGCCCGGCACGTAGAAGAGCACCAGTGCGATGAACACCACGACGATGTTGGTGGAGAAAAGACCCAGCAGAACGTAAGCGACAATCATGGAGATCATGCCACTGATGTACAGGTAGCGGCGTGGGATGCGCTTGTTCAGAATCGGGTACAGCGGAGCCATGATGAGGCCGGCCACCAGTGCGATGACGCCGGTCGCAGAGAAGGCAGCCTGGTTGTCGAGCACGAACTTGAACAGGAAGAGGAGCACGCCGGTGGTGGCCACGTTGGCGATGGCGTACAGCAGGTAGGACAGGGCGACCCACAGCAGCTGGTCGTTCTGGAACAGTGCCTTGAACGCCTCGAGCGGGTTGCCGTTCTTCTGGGCCTTGGCGCGCAGGGCGCTGGTGCTTTCCTTGGTGCCGAAGGCAACGGTCCAAGCAGTGAGGATGCCGAGCAGCATAACGATGATGCCGAATGCGGTCCAGCCGCTCTGGCTTTCGGCATGCTTGCCGGTGAACATGTAGCTGAAGTAGGTGACAATCGGGATAACGACGATAGTGATGCCGTTGTAGCCGATGGAACCGGTGAAAGATCCCAGAGAGGTGTAGGCGGAACGCTCATGAGAGTCGGAGGACAGCGCCGGAATCATGCCCCAGTAGGAGATGTCACGCAGGGAGTAGAACACGTCGAGCACGACGAAGGTGATGACGAACAGCACGATGAACAGCGTGGTGTTGACATTCACCAGACCGAACATGCCGCTGAAGACGATGGCGAGCAGCACGGCCGAGACAGCACCGCCGATGAACTGCCAGGGACGGAAGCGTCCCCACTTGGTGGTGGTGTTGTCGACGATGTTGCCCAGCAATGGGTCGATGAAGATCTCTGCAATACGGATAATCACCACAAGGCTGGTGATGACGCCGATGAGCTTGGCCGCCAGCGCCTTGTCGACGCCAGAGAACAGGCAGCTGGTCACGTACACAACGAAGTACGTACTCATAGCGTTGTAGAAGGCAGACTGACCCAAGTTACCGCATGCGTAGGCGATGCGCTGGCCGAGCTTCCCCTTGCGGGCTCCACCGTCCGCGGCTGTTGCGTTGCTCATTTTTCTTCTCCTCTAAGATAGTTGGAGCTTAGATCACCCATTGATCTTGTATTGCAACTATACGCCGTTTTATAAACGGAAGTAAAAAACATTAGTAATCAAGGCTTTTACCGGCGTGTTGCAGCAGTTTTCATAACGCAAAACCTATCCGTCACCGGCTTAAACATATTTGTGAGAGTGCTTGAAAAACAGAGGAAACCGTGGCGGTAAATACGATTTGCTTTTTCAGTAAAAAACATTTATCATTACCAGTAAAGGAAGTTTAGCTTCCACATCATTCACAACGAAGTAATGAAAGAAAGCAGGAAACATGGCAAACAGCAATCGTGTTGAGCACGCATCCGAGACGTGGCTGACCGACGCGACTGTGTTCGAAGTCAACCGCACTCCGGCACATTCCAACCACAAGTGCTTCACGCATGATCCGCAGAGTGACGAGCACTCCGATCTCACGCAAAGCCTTGACGGAGAATGGCGCGTCGAAATCGTACAGGCTTCCGACATCGACTTCAACGAAGAGCCATTCGTTGCTGAGAACTTCGATGATTCCTCTTTCTGCCGCACCCAGGTTCCGGGCCATCTGCAGATGGCAGGCCTGCTGAAGAACAAGTACGTGAATATCCAGTATCCGTGGGACGGCCACGAGAATCCGCTGGAGCCGAATGTTCCGGAAAACAATCACGTGGCGCTCTACCGCAGGAAGTTCGTTGTGTCCAAGCGTCTTGCGGACACCAAGGAGTCCGGAGGAAGCGTCTCCATCGTCTTCCATGGAATGGCAACCGCAATCTACGTATGGGTCAACGGCCTGTTCGCAGGTTACGGCGAAGACGGATTCACTCCCAACGAGTTTGATATCACCGACCTGCTGCATGACGGAGAGAACGTCGTAGCGGTCGCCTGCTACGAGTATTCCAGCGCCTCCTGGCTTGAAGACCAGGACTTCTGGCGTCTGCACGGTCTGTTCCGCTCCGTCGAACTGACGGCGCAGCCCCACGTCCATGTCGAGAACATGCAACTCGAAGCCGATTGGGACGCCGAGTCCGGCACCGCCTCTCTTGATGCCGCATTGTCCGTGCGCAACGCCTCCGATGCCGCTACCATCTCGGCCACGTTGAAGGATTCCGAAGGCAACGTGGTATGGGAGGCCTCGACCAACGCCGACGCCAATACCACGTTCGCAAGCGGTTCCTTGCAGGGCCTCGAGCCGTGGAGCGCCGAAAACCCATCTCTGTACGAACTTGAAGTCAACGTCATCGACCAGGCCGGCAACATCGTCGAAACCGCCGTTCAGAAGGTCGGCTTCCGTCGCTTCCGCATCGAAAACGGCATCATGACCCTTAACGGCAAGCGCATCGTGTTCAAGGGCGCGGACCGTCACGAGTTCGACGCCAAGCGCGGCCGTTCCATCACCGAGCAGGACATGATCGATGATGTGATTTTCTGCAAGCGTCACAACATCAACGCCATCCGCACCTCGCACTATCCGAACCAGGAACGTTGGTACGATCTGTGCGACGAGTACGGCATCTACCTGATCGATGAGACCAATCTCGAAACCCATGGCAGCTGGTGCCTGCCCGGCGACGTGGTCACCGCCGAAACCGCGGTTCCAGGAAGCAAGGCACATTGGGAAGGCGCCTGCGTCGACCGTGTCAACAGCATGGTGCGCCGCGACTACAACCACCCGAGCGTGGTCATTTGGTCTCTCGGCAACGAGTCCTACACCGGCGATGTGTTCCGTGCCATGTACAAGCACGTGCACGACATCGATCCGAACCGCCCCGTGCACTACGAGGGCGTGACGAAGAACCGCGACTACGACGACGTTACCGACATCGAAACCCGCATGTACGAGCATGCCGATGTGGTTGAGGAATATCTCAAGAACGATCCGCAGAAGCCGTACATCTCCTGCGAGTACATGCACGCAATGGGCAACTCGGTCGGCAATCTGGACGAATACACGGCACTGGAGCGCTACCCGCACTATCAGGGCGGCTTCATCTGGGACTTCATCGACCAGGCAATCTATGCCACCCAGCCGGACGGCTCCACCCGTCTGTGCTATGGCGGAGACTTCGGCGACCGTCCGAGCGATTACGAGTTCTCCGGCAACGGACTGGTCTTCGCCGACCGCACTCCCACGCCGAAGGCCCAGGAGGTCAAGCAGCTGTACTCCAACGTCCATATCGACGTGACCGATCGCTCGGTGTCCATCAAGAACGACAATCTGTTCATCTCGACCGGCGGATACCAGTTCGTGCTGCGCATCCTCGCTGACGGAGAGCCGGTGTGGCAGTCCGAGCGCCGCTTCGACGTGCCCGCCGATTCAGCATGCACGTTCGATGTCGAATGGCCGGTGGATCTCTACCGCGCCAATGCCGATGAGCTGGTGCTTGAAGTGTCCCAGCGCCTCGCCGAGGCGACCGATTGGGCTCCTGCCGGGTACGAACTCGCCTTCGGCCAGACTATTGTGGCCGGAACGAAGGCAGCCGAAGACGCGGCCCTGCCTGCGGACGGCATCGTCACTGTTGGCCGTTGGAATGCGGGTGTTCAGGGTTCCGGACGAGAGATTCTTCTTTCTCGCACCCAGGGCGGCTTGGTCTCCTACACGTTCGACGGTCACGAATTCGTGCTGCGTCGCCCGGCGATCACCACATTCCGCGCGCTGACGGACAACGATCGTGGCGCCGGCCATGGATTCGAGCGAGCCCAGTGGATGGTGGCCGGCCGTTACGCCCGTTGCGTGGACAATGTCATCGAACAGGTCGATGAAGACACGCTCAAGGCCGTATACACGTATGAGCTTGCCACGCCGCAGTGCACCAAGGTCACCGTCGGATACACCGCCGATACCACTGGCCGTCTGAACCTGCATGTGAAATATCCGGGCGAGTCCGGCGAACTGCCCACCATTCCTGCGTTTGGCATCGAATGGACTCTGCCGGTCCAGTATTCGAACCTGAGGTTCTTCGGCGCTGGTCCCGAGGAAACGTACCAGGATCGCAAGCACGCCAAGCTGGGCGTGTGGAGCACCGATGCGTTCAAGGATCATGCTCCGTATCTCATGCCGCAGGAGACAGGCAACCACGAGGAGGTCCGTTGGGCGGAGATCACCGATGAAAATGGACACGGTCTGCGAGTCAGCCGCGCGAACGGTGCCGCACCGTTCGCTGTGAGCCTGCAGCCGTATTCCAGCTTCATGATCGAAGAAGCCCAGCACCAAGACGAGTTGCCGGCTCCGAAGCACATATTCCTCCGTGTGCTCGCCGCGCAGATGGGTGTCGGAGGCGACGATTCCTGGATGTCGCCGGTCCACTCCCAGTATCACATCCCCGCCGATCAGCCGATCAGCCTCGATGTCAATCTCGAACTGATCTGACGATCGGATAGCGTGTCCCTCCTCTACTCCTTCCTGTGGAGGAGGGACGACATTGTCTTGCAAGTTCTTGTCCGGAACAGCATTGTCCAACAAGGCGATGTCCTGAGGAATGATGACACGCTGGTATCGCGGCACATTCTCATATCCCAATTCAAAACTGGCGTTCAGAACTTTTTGACGGGTAGCCTCCTCGACCGACAGCGAGGGATCGTCATTGAGCGATACGGTTGCAAGGGAGAATCCAGCCATCGTGGCTTTGGACAAGCATCTTCTACAGGGCCGCCGGAAATCCAAGGTTCCCGCGAACTGGTCGTCAGCGAAATGACCAACAACGGATCCATGGAGATGGTCAAGGAGACAACTTCATACGCCAGAGAGTTTGGCATCGGCATCACCGTAAGCTGCGCCGGACCGGATTCCGAAGAATACTCAACAAGAAACGAGGCCAGCAGCTGTCTCCGTAACGTCATCGAACGCAACCCACTAGGCGGCATGCGATCTCTTGGAAATGAGGGAGCAGGACCGACCGACCGCCATCTTCGCGTTCAACGATCTCGGCGCGATCAACGTCTATCGCGCCGCCCGACAGCACAGCATCAGCCTGCCCGAACAGTTATCGATCATCGGTTTCGACGATGTCTATCCTGCGGCAAGCATGTGTCCATCCCTGACGACCATCAGGCAGCCATTCGATCTCATCGCCAGACAATGCATCGATCTGATTCTCGAAGCGTGGGAAGGAAAGGTGGACCAGAATTACTTCATTCTTCCCACACAGCTTGTCGAACGCGACAGCTGCGCATCGCCATCACTGCTGTAACAGGCAACGGCACTCAGAATCAGCTTCCACGAAGCACCCATGCATATGCAATCCGCCTCTGTCACAAGCATTTACTTCTGTTTACCAGATGAAAATACAAAAGAAGCGACGAAACCGGCGAGACCCCGCACCAGAGGAATGCTTACAATGAAGCCACAACAGAACAAACGGCTCCACACGAAGCATGAACCAACAAACGAAACGACGAGCCGCGTGAAAGGAAGAAAAAATGCAGAGCAACACCTTCGACCAGATCGCCAACGCCAACACCGTTTCCATGGATGCCGGTCTCAGCCAGTTTGCCTTCGCCAAGGCCTCCTCCACCTTGTTTAAGAAGGCTTTCAGCAAGTAAGATTCCATAAAAGTCTTTATCAAACGCCTCGGCTGCTGTGATGAACCGGTCCAGCAGCCGAGGCGTTCCCATATACCTTGGACCGTCCGGCGACAAATCGAAACAAATCGTATTTACGCGCCGACCAATTCAAGCATCTGCGGAATGCTCTTCTTGCCGAACTCAACCTGCTGTGTGCCGTCAGCCCGTGTGATGACGATGCAGGGCACGCTCATCGCACCATAATGGTCCCTAAGCTCGGGGAAGTGCGCAACATCGTAGGCCTCGGCGCGCACGGCCGGGTTCAGCGAGGCGATACGCTGGGAAGCGAGCACGGTCTCCGGGCACATCGTGCAGGTGAGCGAGACGAGAACCATAATGTCCAACGGGTCCGTGATGGACCGCGACCGATCGATCAGATCATCGCCCAACGGCTGACCAGGACCGGCCACGTTGTACAGACCCAGCACAAACGAATTGAATTCATGGCCGGAAGGCACACCATGGAAGGCGAGGCCGGTCGGCTCGCCGTCCACCACCATGCGCACACATGGGCGCGCGGCGGGCAGCACGCTGTCAACGTCGAACACCGCACGGCCCGTATCGTCCTTCTTGTACTCGCCATCAACCACCGTCGATTTCAGCTTGCCGCCGGACAACGCGACCAACGCATCAATGAATCCCCGCAGTTCCGTGGACAGCGGCGTATCGTCCAGTTCTAGAGCAAGCGTGACCGGCCGAGACATGCGGCCAAATACCACGTTGAGCTGCTGTCTGGTGGCGTCGGAGAACAATTCGCTGGACTTCCTGACGGCGTTCGCCGCGGCAGCGGCATCGGCGCTACGTTTGGCGGATGCCGGCGCGGGCGCTGTGGCGTCCAACGAGGCGGCATTTGTCTTCGCTGTGGACTGCTCATAGACGTAAGAGGCCGGACGCTGTGGCATCAAGCCGGTCTTCTCGCTCATCCGCTTGGCGTACCGTTCCAACTCCACCGCGGCAATAGCGCCATCAGCGGTGGCAGTAACCACTTGCCGCAGGTTTTTGGCCCGCAGATCACCGGCCGCATACACGCCCGGCACCGAGGTTTCAAGATAGCCATGCGTGACCACGTAACCATAATCGTCCAGCTCCACCACGCCGCGCACCAAATCCGTGGCGGGCACGTATCCTGCGAACACGAACACGCCGAACGTACCACCGTCAGCAGGCCTCCACGTTTCGGTCTGGCCGGTGGCCCGGTTCAGGATCGCAGCTTCACGTAAACCGCCTTGCCCAGCAGTGACGCCTTGCAGCTCGACTTGGTAACGCACCTCGATTTTCGGATTGTTTTTGGCTGCGGCGGCTACCGTGGCGTCGCAAGTGAAGTCCTGTTCCCGCACGAGAACGGTGACTTTGGAGGCGTATGTGGTCAGGAACACGGATTCCTCGGCTGCGGCGAACCCTCCGCCGACCACCAGCACTTCCTTGCCGGTGAAGAATTCGCCATCGCAGGTGGCGCAGTAGGCCACACCGCGACCAGCGTATTCAGACTCCCCTTCGAACCCTAGTTTACGTGGGCTGGCACCGGTGGCAAGGAGAATGCCAAAAGCCTTCAAGTCGCCGCGCGAGGTATGCACGGTTTTGACGTCGCCATGCACATCGAGGCCGATGGCTTCGGCGGAAAGGAATTCAGCACCGAAGTCCTGCGCCTGTTGACGCATGGTCTGGGTAAGCGCACGGCCAGTGGTGCGACCGACGCCCGGATAGTTGACCACCTCATTGGTGATGGTGATCTGTCCGCCGAAATCGTCTTTCTCGAGAATCAACACGCGATATCGGGCGCGGGCCAGATACAATCCCGCCGTCAGACCAGCGGGACCGCCGCCGACAACTATGACATCGTACAAATCATCTCGAGACATAACGACTCCCTTCGTGCCTTGATCTGGCTGTTCATGGGGTTGCCCGGAGGTTCTCCGGACAACCTTGTCGGATTAGATTGACAATCCGTCCATCAAGCGACGATCACAGTTGGCCAACAAGATCGAGGCTAGGTTCGATAGTGTCCTCGCCCGGAGTCCAGTTAGCTGGGCAGACCTGATCGCCATGTTCGTGGACGAACTGAGAGGCTTGCACACGGCGTAGTAGTTCTTCGGCATTGCGTCCTACGTTAGAGGAGATGACCTCATAGGCCACGACCTTGCCTTCGGGGCTCACGATGAAGTCACCGCGTTCGGCCATGCCATCAACTTCGTTGTAGGTGTCGAGATCTTTGGCCAATAGAGCGGTCGGGTCGGCAAGCATCGGATATTGAATCGTAGCAATCTTTTCATTGGCGTCATGCCATGCCTTATGCACGAAATGGGTGTCGCAGGAGACGGAGTAGACCTCGCATCCAATTTCCTTGAACTTGGCGTAGTTGCGGGCCAGATCCTCAAGCTCAGTAGGGCACACAAAGGTGAAATCAGCGGGGTAGAAGAAGAACAGGGACCAGTGGCCGAGTACATCAGCCTTGGTCACCTCATGGAACTCGTTGTTCTGGAACGCGTTCACCTTAAAATCGGTCAGTTCATGCTGCAGAAGAGTCATCATCGGTCCTTTCGCTGATTGTCAATCATCGGGCTTATGCCTTTTTCCATCGTAACGTGATTCTCTGGAACCCGCGCGGACGTAACGCGTGAGCCTCATCACATCATTAATAACAGTCACGCTGACAGACCATGTGATGCGGGGGTGTCATGGAATGGGAGCCTCCCGCACGCCACGGGAAGCGAACACCGGAAGAAAAACAAAAAAAGGGGGTTCCCGGAGCGTTACGCCCGACGGGAACCCCCAAGGGAAATACGAAAAGGGACCTTCCGGGAATCCCGCAGGGGACTCGACCAGAAGGTCCAGACAGTTGGATGCGGCGGCGTGCTACTCTCCCACACCCTCTCGAGTGCAGTACCATCGCCGTGCCAGGCCTTAGCTTCCGGGTTCGGAAAGGGACCGGGCGTCTCACCTGGGCCATGACCACCGCAAAACCACTCTAAACGGCCAACCCCCAACCGGGATCGGCCGGCAACGGAACCAGCCACACGACCGATTCCGGTCGTGGCGGTCCGGGAACCGGACAACGGACGCAAGCAAATCAAACGCCTTACCAGTATCGTCGTCGTGACCACAAGAAACAGCGTTCCTTGCCATCCAACGAGAAAACCACCACAGGACGAGACCCAATCCCCAACCAGGGGATCGGAAAGAGTGTGCCGCGTTCGCCCGTTAGTACCGGTCGGCTCCATCCCTCGCGGGACTTCCACCTCCGGCCTATCGAACACGTGTTCAACATGCGGGCTACAGACACCGAAGTGCCAAGGAATCCTAATCTTGGAGCAGGCTTCCCGCTTAGATGCTTTCAGCGGTTATCCCTCCCGAACGTAGCCAACCGGCCATGCCGCTGGCGCGACAACCGGCATACCAGAGGTCCGTCCACCCAGGTCCTCTCGTACTATGGGCAGGCCTCCTCAGGATTCCAACGAGCGCAGAGGATAGAGACCAAACTGTCTCACGACGTTCTGAACCCAGCTCGCGTGCCGCTTTAATCGGCGAACAGCCGAACCCTTGGGACCTGCTCCAGCCCCAGGATGCGACGAGCCGACATCGAGGTGCCAAACCATCCCGTCGATATGGACTCTTGGGAATGATCAGCCTGTTATCCCCGGGGTACCTTTTATCCGTTGAGCGATGCCGCGCCCGTGCGCCGGCACCGGATCACTATCTCCGACTTTCGTCCCTGCCCGAACCGTCGTTCTCGCAGTCAAGCCCGCTTGTGCGATTACACTCGAAACCCGATTGCCAACCGGGCTGAGCGGACCTTTGAGCGCCTCCGTTACTCTTTGGGAGGCAACCGCCCCAGTTAAACTACCCGCCAGGCACTGTCCCTGAACAGGATGACTGTTCGAGGTGAGACGTCAAACGAGAACAGAGCGGTATTTCACCTTGCGGCTCCACACGGGCTGGCGCCCGCGCTTCGAAGCCTCCCGCCTATGCTACACAATCCGCGCCTAACGCCAATACCAAGGTATAGTAAAGGTCCCGGGGTCTTTTCGTCCTTCTGCGCTTAACGAGCATCTTTACTCGTACTGCAATTTCGCCGAGCTCCTGGTCGAGACAGTGGGGAAGTCGTT is a window of Bifidobacterium catenulatum DSM 16992 = JCM 1194 = LMG 11043 DNA encoding:
- a CDS encoding redoxin domain-containing protein yields the protein MTLLQHELTDFKVNAFQNNEFHEVTKADVLGHWSLFFFYPADFTFVCPTELEDLARNYAKFKEIGCEVYSVSCDTHFVHKAWHDANEKIATIQYPMLADPTALLAKDLDTYNEVDGMAERGDFIVSPEGKVVAYEVISSNVGRNAEELLRRVQASQFVHEHGDQVCPANWTPGEDTIEPSLDLVGQL
- a CDS encoding glycoside hydrolase family 2 TIM barrel-domain containing protein; this translates as MANSNRVEHASETWLTDATVFEVNRTPAHSNHKCFTHDPQSDEHSDLTQSLDGEWRVEIVQASDIDFNEEPFVAENFDDSSFCRTQVPGHLQMAGLLKNKYVNIQYPWDGHENPLEPNVPENNHVALYRRKFVVSKRLADTKESGGSVSIVFHGMATAIYVWVNGLFAGYGEDGFTPNEFDITDLLHDGENVVAVACYEYSSASWLEDQDFWRLHGLFRSVELTAQPHVHVENMQLEADWDAESGTASLDAALSVRNASDAATISATLKDSEGNVVWEASTNADANTTFASGSLQGLEPWSAENPSLYELEVNVIDQAGNIVETAVQKVGFRRFRIENGIMTLNGKRIVFKGADRHEFDAKRGRSITEQDMIDDVIFCKRHNINAIRTSHYPNQERWYDLCDEYGIYLIDETNLETHGSWCLPGDVVTAETAVPGSKAHWEGACVDRVNSMVRRDYNHPSVVIWSLGNESYTGDVFRAMYKHVHDIDPNRPVHYEGVTKNRDYDDVTDIETRMYEHADVVEEYLKNDPQKPYISCEYMHAMGNSVGNLDEYTALERYPHYQGGFIWDFIDQAIYATQPDGSTRLCYGGDFGDRPSDYEFSGNGLVFADRTPTPKAQEVKQLYSNVHIDVTDRSVSIKNDNLFISTGGYQFVLRILADGEPVWQSERRFDVPADSACTFDVEWPVDLYRANADELVLEVSQRLAEATDWAPAGYELAFGQTIVAGTKAAEDAALPADGIVTVGRWNAGVQGSGREILLSRTQGGLVSYTFDGHEFVLRRPAITTFRALTDNDRGAGHGFERAQWMVAGRYARCVDNVIEQVDEDTLKAVYTYELATPQCTKVTVGYTADTTGRLNLHVKYPGESGELPTIPAFGIEWTLPVQYSNLRFFGAGPEETYQDRKHAKLGVWSTDAFKDHAPYLMPQETGNHEEVRWAEITDENGHGLRVSRANGAAPFAVSLQPYSSFMIEEAQHQDELPAPKHIFLRVLAAQMGVGGDDSWMSPVHSQYHIPADQPISLDVNLELI
- a CDS encoding glycoside-pentoside-hexuronide (GPH):cation symporter, which encodes MSNATAADGGARKGKLGQRIAYACGNLGQSAFYNAMSTYFVVYVTSCLFSGVDKALAAKLIGVITSLVVIIRIAEIFIDPLLGNIVDNTTTKWGRFRPWQFIGGAVSAVLLAIVFSGMFGLVNVNTTLFIVLFVITFVVLDVFYSLRDISYWGMIPALSSDSHERSAYTSLGSFTGSIGYNGITIVVIPIVTYFSYMFTGKHAESQSGWTAFGIIVMLLGILTAWTVAFGTKESTSALRAKAQKNGNPLEAFKALFQNDQLLWVALSYLLYAIANVATTGVLLFLFKFVLDNQAAFSATGVIALVAGLIMAPLYPILNKRIPRRYLYISGMISMIVAYVLLGLFSTNIVVVFIALVLFYVPGTLIQMTAILSLTDSIEYGQLKNGKRNEAVTLSVRPMLDKIGGALSNGITGFIAVAAGMTGSATAADMTPANIHTFEVCAFYVPLVLIVLSLLVFTFKVKISEKMHAEIVEQLEAKLTAGEVSDEEAKTVETVEAVNEKAKTLTE
- a CDS encoding FAD-dependent oxidoreductase, giving the protein MSRDDLYDVIVVGGGPAGLTAGLYLARARYRVLILEKDDFGGQITITNEVVNYPGVGRTTGRALTQTMRQQAQDFGAEFLSAEAIGLDVHGDVKTVHTSRGDLKAFGILLATGASPRKLGFEGESEYAGRGVAYCATCDGEFFTGKEVLVVGGGFAAAEESVFLTTYASKVTVLVREQDFTCDATVAAAAKNNPKIEVRYQVELQGVTAGQGGLREAAILNRATGQTETWRPADGGTFGVFVFAGYVPATDLVRGVVELDDYGYVVTHGYLETSVPGVYAAGDLRAKNLRQVVTATADGAIAAVELERYAKRMSEKTGLMPQRPASYVYEQSTAKTNAASLDATAPAPASAKRSADAAAAANAVRKSSELFSDATRQQLNVVFGRMSRPVTLALELDDTPLSTELRGFIDALVALSGGKLKSTVVDGEYKKDDTGRAVFDVDSVLPAARPCVRMVVDGEPTGLAFHGVPSGHEFNSFVLGLYNVAGPGQPLGDDLIDRSRSITDPLDIMVLVSLTCTMCPETVLASQRIASLNPAVRAEAYDVAHFPELRDHYGAMSVPCIVITRADGTQQVEFGKKSIPQMLELVGA
- a CDS encoding substrate-binding domain-containing protein, translating into MREQDRPTAIFAFNDLGAINVYRAARQHSISLPEQLSIIGFDDVYPAASMCPSLTTIRQPFDLIARQCIDLILEAWEGKVDQNYFILPTQLVERDSCASPSLL